One genomic region from Portunus trituberculatus isolate SZX2019 chromosome 3, ASM1759143v1, whole genome shotgun sequence encodes:
- the LOC123508456 gene encoding LOW QUALITY PROTEIN: putative nuclease HARBI1 (The sequence of the model RefSeq protein was modified relative to this genomic sequence to represent the inferred CDS: deleted 2 bases in 1 codon) codes for MREATRKPKGLGRLCRVTYTCERESRKTHTQGTESGRRWMRNQHRSREDRRRRSSGQKPASTKRLGIGDVRNAPIMDPLVDFQEFDLFEELEAVRVARSLLTQLHLPEANDSRGCPVPPYLQLLITLRWMATGDLQLTIGDAFEVSEQFVSACSSRTVHAIATLCEQYVQFPDWHHLRFVKENFNAIAGFPSVIGAIDCTQIPIMSPGGPLAEQFRCIEGFFSLNVQAVCGPDLKLYNIVCRWPGSVHDSRIFRNSALYAQLQGAK; via the exons ATGAGAGAGGCGACTCGAAaaccaaaaggtttagggagactatgCCGAGTGACATAcacctgcgaacgcgagtcccgcaagaCTCACACACAAGGAActgaatcaggaagacggtggatgCGAAACCAACATCGGAGCAGGGAAGATAGGCGCCGGAGGTCCAGCGGCCAGAAGCCAGCATCCACTAAAAGGCTAGGAATTGgtgatgtccgaaatgcaccc aTCATGGATCCACTCGTAGACTTCCAGGAATTTGATCTGTTCGAGGAATTAGAAGCAGTAAGG GTTGCGAGATCCCTGCTCACTCAGCTACATTTACCAGAGGCCAATGATTCAAGAG GGTGTCCTGTGCCACCTTACCTCCAACTCCTCATCACCTTAAGATGGATGGCAACTGGTGATTTGCAGCTTACAATCGGTGATGCTTTTGAAGTCTCGGAGCAGTTTGTAAGCGCATGCTCTTCACGTACTGTACATGCCATTGCTACTTTATGTGAGCAGTATGTACAATTTCCTGATTGGCATCACCTGAGGTTTGTTAAAGAGAACTTTAATGCCATAGCAGGTTTCCCTTCTGTAATTGGTGCTATAGACTGCACCCAAATTCCA ATTATGAGTCCAGGTGGTCCACTAGCAGAGCAGTTTAGGTGCATAGAGGGATTCTTTTCATTAAATGTACAAGCTGTATGTGGTCCAGACTTGAAGTTGTATAACATAGTTTGTCGCTGGCCTGGATCAGTGCATGACAGCAGAATATTTAGGAATAGTGCCCTGTATGCTCAACTACAAGGAg CAAAATGA